The sequence CGCTGATCCACAAGAAGGACCCTGGAATACCGTCGCTGATGTCAGCGCGTGCCACTACTTTGTAAAGCAGGGCCGGCAGTGCGACATAGAAGACGAACACGTTGAGCGCCGGCTCCACACCGGGCGGGAACTTGGGCGCATAACTCGCCGCGTAGCCGATGAGCATGACGAAAAACAGCGGCAGCACACCGTAGAACACGTCGAGGAACACAAGACTCCTTATCAAGTCGCTGGTCCCAGTCGAAGGACGAGCTCTTCAAGACTAGTAGTTTGCGCCGAGTAACCAGTAAATCCGTTGTCTGCTGGGGCGCAACATCCAGAAGAAAACTGGGGTTTACTCCCCCAGCTTCCTAGGATGGGACCACGCGCCTCATTTCCTTTTGCCTCAGAATTTTCCGAGGAGAATTAATGTCCCACGCATCCGAAGTTCCTGCCAGCACACCTACCATCGTGGTTACCGGGGCCGGTTCGGGAATTGGCCGTGCCGCAACCCGGTTGCTGCTGGCGCAGGGATGGAATGTAGTGCTTGCCGGACGCACAGAGGCAAGCTTGCTGGAAACCGCGCAGGAGCACAGCCGCGCCTTGGTGGTGACCGCAGATGTTTCGGATCCCGAGGCTGTCCAGCAGGTATTCCTCGCAGCCCAGTCGCACTTCGGTTCGGTAGATGTCCTGTTCAATAATGCAGGGATTTTCGGGCCTTCGGTGGCGATCGACGAGCTGACGCCCCAGCAGTGGGACGAGGTCTGCCGGATCAACCTCACCGGTGCCATCAATGCCGCCCGCGCTGCCTTCGCGCATTTCAAGGTCCACGGCGGCGGGCGCATCATCAACAACGGGTCAATTTCCGCCCAAACTCCTCGGGTGAACTCGGTGGCATACACCGTCACCAAGCATGGCATCGCCGGGCTGACCAAATGCTTGGAACTCGATGGCCGCCCCTACCGGATCCGCGCCACCCAGCTGGATATCGGAAATACCGCCAGCGACCTGCTCAATGATTTCGGCGCCACGCAAGGTGCGCTGCAGCCTAATGGCGAACGGATGGTCGAGCCGACCTTCCCGCTTCAGCAGGCAGCCGAAGCCATTGCCTATATCGCAGGGGTTCCCTTGTCAGCTTCGGTCAACCAGCTCACCATCACCGCAGGAGGCATGCCGCACATCGGCCGTGGCTAGACTGGGCGTACACCGGAAGGAGGGAACGCC comes from Glutamicibacter arilaitensis Re117 and encodes:
- a CDS encoding SDR family oxidoreductase, which translates into the protein MSHASEVPASTPTIVVTGAGSGIGRAATRLLLAQGWNVVLAGRTEASLLETAQEHSRALVVTADVSDPEAVQQVFLAAQSHFGSVDVLFNNAGIFGPSVAIDELTPQQWDEVCRINLTGAINAARAAFAHFKVHGGGRIINNGSISAQTPRVNSVAYTVTKHGIAGLTKCLELDGRPYRIRATQLDIGNTASDLLNDFGATQGALQPNGERMVEPTFPLQQAAEAIAYIAGVPLSASVNQLTITAGGMPHIGRG